The genomic DNA CCAAAAGATCGATCGTCTTTCGAAACAATTGCAATTGTCGGAACAGCGTGCCGCGAAAAACTCCGCGAGCGCTCCCCTCGTGCAACAGCTCGAAGCAAAGCTCGCGGAGATGCGGAAAACGCACGCGGAAGAAATCGCAGCGGCCGACACGCGACTGAAGGTTCTGGTCGACGAGATCTCGGTCGGCCTGGGCTCGACGCGGAAAGAGATGGATGCTCGCGAGTTGGCGATGAAAAAGAAGATCGCAGCGGCAGCGGAAGATCATGAGGCGGCAAAAAAGGCGTTTGCTGTACAGATGAACGAGATCAAGGCCGCATTGGTCAGTAAGTCCGATGAATTGGCCAAACATGCCGAACGGGCCAAAGTTCACTTGAAACAAGCCCAAGCGACGCAAACGCAGGCCGCGAAGGCGCAACAGGAATTCAGTCAACGATTGCAAGCGATGGCGAAGCAGGTCGAGGCAGCGGAACAGCAAGCCCAGATGCGCGAACTGCGGTCGAAGGAACTGGAAACGCAGCGGGATATGCTGCGCGAACAGCTCGATCAGGTCATGGAAAAAGCAGGCGACATGCAGAAGAGGCAAAAGGCGTTGGAACATGAACTGGCGGAAACGAAAGACGAATTGAAGTCGGCGCGTGCAACGCAAAAGAAACGCAAACCCAAGAAGAAGCGTGACGAGAAATAAAATCGCTTTTGTTAGATAAGTCTCCGCCGCTGAAACATCCTCTTTTCCAGCGGCTTGGCGGTTCCCTCTTCACTCGACGAAGCCTCCCTCCAACCGCAGCCGAAAATCCCACGGACCGAATCTTATGAAATCTCTGACCTCCGAAAGGCAATTCGCGAGTGTCTTCACGATCGTTTTGTTGTGTCTGACCTGGACGGCACCTGCCTTCTCCCAATTTGCCCCTGCCACACAAGCCAATCGCGGTCAACCGGCTGCGGTTTCGAAACCGCAAGGCGATCCCAAGGCGGGGCCGGAACCATCGAAGGACTCCAAGCCGGGAGACAAAGAAAAGGACAACGACAAAAAGTCCGAAGGGGACGACAAGAAGGGAGACGAGGCAAACCCGCCCGAGGTGGTGATGCGACCGGGTGAACCGCCGGAGCCGCCCGATGCGAAGGAATTCGAACTGCGTCCCGATCCCGACGGGCGGATCCGTTTCCGGTTCCGGAACCAGCCTTGGCCCGACTTCTTGCAATGGCTCAGCGATGTCGGCGGCTACAGCCTCGATTGGCAACAGATGCCCGGCGGGTATCTG from Rosistilla carotiformis includes the following:
- a CDS encoding coiled-coil domain-containing protein; protein product: MTTIYRALATLLLVPLAACTAQAQSQALAQGERVISVGPVIPPKPVKADATKRLPSPPCTVDCEKAAARAADAGETSTTLGQSVLEIKAPRNSDGTVTPDSDAPKLPAPRDREAALREEYAKFQQDLNEANQKIDRLSKQLQLSEQRAAKNSASAPLVQQLEAKLAEMRKTHAEEIAAADTRLKVLVDEISVGLGSTRKEMDARELAMKKKIAAAAEDHEAAKKAFAVQMNEIKAALVSKSDELAKHAERAKVHLKQAQATQTQAAKAQQEFSQRLQAMAKQVEAAEQQAQMRELRSKELETQRDMLREQLDQVMEKAGDMQKRQKALEHELAETKDELKSARATQKKRKPKKKRDEK